In Streptomyces seoulensis, the following are encoded in one genomic region:
- a CDS encoding SigB/SigF/SigG family RNA polymerase sigma factor, whose protein sequence is MPTHRSNTPPTEAARPRRTHDDAPGTEARFTRLAALPAGPERDALRAELTTAWLPMAHRIAGRFRDRGENVEDLRQVAALGLVKAIDRFDPERGAFESYAVPTITGEVKRHFRDRTWALRVPRRVQELRNRVRVARRDLTDRPGGQTPSVAGIAGHTGLTEAEVTTGLEALDSYSTLSLDADPAGEGGALTDSLGAPDPAYSVVVDREAARRSLSRLPERDRDILYMRFFEDLSQSRIAARLGISQMHVSRLLQHICARVRTETQDPGADAPLSRPVPGAPR, encoded by the coding sequence ATGCCGACCCACCGCTCGAACACCCCTCCCACCGAGGCCGCGCGGCCCCGGCGGACGCACGACGACGCGCCCGGGACCGAAGCCCGTTTCACCCGGCTCGCCGCACTGCCGGCCGGCCCCGAGCGCGACGCCCTGCGCGCCGAGCTCACCACCGCCTGGCTGCCCATGGCCCACCGCATCGCCGGCCGCTTCCGCGACCGGGGCGAGAACGTGGAGGACCTGCGCCAGGTGGCCGCGCTCGGCCTGGTCAAGGCCATCGACCGCTTCGACCCCGAACGCGGCGCCTTCGAGAGCTACGCCGTGCCGACCATCACCGGCGAGGTCAAGCGGCACTTCCGGGACCGCACCTGGGCGCTGCGGGTTCCGCGCCGGGTGCAGGAGCTGCGCAACCGGGTCCGCGTCGCCCGCCGCGACCTCACCGACCGGCCTGGCGGACAGACGCCCAGCGTCGCGGGCATCGCCGGGCACACCGGGCTCACCGAGGCGGAGGTCACCACCGGGCTGGAGGCGCTGGACAGTTACAGCACGCTCTCCCTGGACGCCGATCCGGCGGGCGAGGGCGGCGCCCTCACCGACAGCCTCGGCGCCCCCGACCCCGCCTACTCCGTCGTCGTCGACCGCGAGGCCGCCCGGCGCAGTCTGAGCCGGCTGCCCGAACGCGACCGGGACATCCTCTACATGCGCTTCTTCGAGGACCTCTCGCAGAGCCGCATCGCCGCCCGCCTCGGCATCTCCCAGATGCACGTCTCCCGCCTCCTGCAGCACATCTGCGCCCGAGTCCGCACCGAGACCCAGGACCCCGGAGCCGACGCGCCCCTCAGCCGGCCGGTGCCAGGTGCTCCCAGGTGA
- a CDS encoding ATP-binding protein yields the protein MRDQYATSTPAVPRQSRRSMAYRPADARRDVRRAVTERCRERALTCADETLEDALLVASELTANAILHGGGITGFEVDVDTRGVRLSVSDRSDELPDTTARLDTEADRGRTGGRGWPIVSLLARDVRVAGLPRGGKCVTAVVPLR from the coding sequence ATGCGTGACCAGTACGCGACCAGCACCCCGGCCGTGCCCCGGCAGAGCCGCAGGAGCATGGCGTACCGCCCGGCGGACGCCCGCAGAGATGTGCGCCGCGCCGTCACCGAACGCTGTCGCGAGCGCGCGCTCACGTGCGCCGACGAGACCCTTGAGGACGCCCTGCTGGTCGCCTCCGAGCTGACCGCCAACGCCATCCTGCACGGCGGCGGCATCACCGGCTTCGAGGTCGACGTCGACACCCGCGGCGTACGGCTCTCGGTCAGCGACCGCAGCGACGAACTCCCCGACACCACCGCCCGGTTGGACACCGAGGCCGACCGCGGCCGCACCGGGGGCCGGGGCTGGCCCATCGTCAGCCTGCTGGCCCGCGACGTACGGGTGGCCGGACTCCCGCGCGGCGGCAAGTGCGTCACCGCCGTCGTGCCCCTGCGCTGA
- a CDS encoding cyclic nucleotide-binding domain-containing protein, with protein sequence MTKAIKLPTALPQAQRERLMELAKEVSFPEDTRVFEAGGVADRFWVIRSGAVSLDQQVTSRQYITVATLGAGDLLGWSWLFPPYEWDFGAVAFSNVRAYEFDGPSVLALCVEDPLLGLSLVRTVAEILAHRLETTRGKLMDQYAIRRSAPL encoded by the coding sequence ATGACGAAAGCGATCAAACTGCCGACCGCTCTGCCACAGGCCCAGCGGGAACGGCTGATGGAGCTGGCCAAGGAGGTCTCCTTCCCGGAGGACACCCGTGTGTTCGAGGCGGGCGGCGTCGCCGACCGGTTCTGGGTGATCCGGTCGGGCGCCGTCTCCCTGGACCAGCAGGTGACCTCCCGGCAGTACATCACCGTGGCCACGCTCGGCGCCGGTGACCTGCTGGGCTGGTCCTGGCTCTTCCCGCCGTACGAGTGGGACTTCGGGGCGGTGGCGTTCAGCAACGTCCGCGCCTACGAGTTCGACGGGCCCTCCGTGCTCGCGCTGTGCGTGGAGGACCCGCTGCTCGGGCTGTCGCTGGTGCGCACGGTGGCCGAGATCCTGGCCCACCGGCTGGAGACCACCCGCGGCAAGCTGATGGACCAGTACGCGATCCGACGGAGCGCCCCCCTGTAG